Proteins from a genomic interval of Colletotrichum higginsianum IMI 349063 chromosome 6, whole genome shotgun sequence:
- a CDS encoding Kinetochore protein: protein MAQGGVKSSSRPAPTGKPKQKSTKNASRVAKPQKAKAHGSADKMQKKLAAGLVGRTEKLLGERAGHLELIGKGKKAKGAKDEKTHKGGSRKYG, encoded by the coding sequence ATGGCTCAGGGCGGCGTGAAATCCTCCTCGcgcccggcgccgacgggcAAGCCCAAGCAAAAGTCGACCAAGAACGCATCGCGCGTGGCAAAGCCgcagaaggccaaggcccaCGGCTCCGCCGACAAGATGCAGAAGAAGCTCGcagccggcctcgtcgggcgGACGGAGAAGCTGCTCGGCGAGCGAGCCGGCCACCTCGAGCTCATTGGCAAGGGAAAAaaggccaagggcgccaaGGATGAGAAGACGCACAAGGGCGGCAGCCGCAAGTACGGCTAA